In Ostrea edulis chromosome 6, xbOstEdul1.1, whole genome shotgun sequence, a single window of DNA contains:
- the LOC125647114 gene encoding uncharacterized protein LOC125647114 isoform X1, translated as MMCWRDGSREFSKGRLIPNLGESIRRDRPTAKRPQEWTEHIYTPDNSNVHTTNENSDKKSLWQRLKNINKGKSNEEHQAKQKTDTPTLGIGNRGQLLNDTSDLKPRPMLDVGTPMRKIRNDNSIPKSQSQWQRAFEAISEMKKTELNQPKPMNIKQMDRKYEPVNESASASEHGRPKPASDDTDSFWLPTPRNSRPDTRRSGMEFWGAEDFCFDPINSVDMENIQDPSNWKL; from the exons ATGATGTGTTGGAGGGACGGATCCAGAGAATTTTCAAAGGGGAGGTTGATACCCAA TTTAGGGGAGAGCATCAGGAGAGATCGACCAACAGCAAAGCGCCCTCAGGAATGGACTGAGCATATTTACACGCCAGATAACTCAAACGTGCACACGACAAACGAAAACAGCGACAAGAAAAGTCTGTGGCAAAGACTCAAAAACATCAACAAAGGGAAATCAAATGAGGAACATCAGGCAAAACAAAAAACTGATACCCCAACCCTTGGCATCGGTAACAGGGGCCAGCTTCTGAACGATACGTCAGATCTCAAGCCTCGGCCAATGCTTGATGTGGGCACGCCAATGCGAAAAATTCGGAACGATAATTCGATTCCTAAATCCCAGTCACAGTGGCAACGAGCGTTCGAAGCAATCTCCGAAATGAAGAAAACCGAGCTCAATCAACCGAAACCGATGAATATTAAGCAAATGGACAGAAAGTATGAACCTGTCAACGAGTCAGCGTCAGCGAGCGAACATGGTCGTCCCAAACCAGCGTCAGATGATACAG ATTCATTTTGGTTACCCACACCTCGCAACTCTAGACCTGACACACGTAGATCCGGCATGGAATTTTGGGGAGCGGAGGACTTTTGTTTCGACCCCATTAATTCCGTTGACATGGAGAATATACAAGATCCGAGTAACTGGAAATTATAA
- the LOC125647114 gene encoding uncharacterized protein LOC125647114 isoform X2 → MDGSGLGESIRRDRPTAKRPQEWTEHIYTPDNSNVHTTNENSDKKSLWQRLKNINKGKSNEEHQAKQKTDTPTLGIGNRGQLLNDTSDLKPRPMLDVGTPMRKIRNDNSIPKSQSQWQRAFEAISEMKKTELNQPKPMNIKQMDRKYEPVNESASASEHGRPKPASDDTDSFWLPTPRNSRPDTRRSGMEFWGAEDFCFDPINSVDMENIQDPSNWKL, encoded by the exons ATGGACGGTAGCGG TTTAGGGGAGAGCATCAGGAGAGATCGACCAACAGCAAAGCGCCCTCAGGAATGGACTGAGCATATTTACACGCCAGATAACTCAAACGTGCACACGACAAACGAAAACAGCGACAAGAAAAGTCTGTGGCAAAGACTCAAAAACATCAACAAAGGGAAATCAAATGAGGAACATCAGGCAAAACAAAAAACTGATACCCCAACCCTTGGCATCGGTAACAGGGGCCAGCTTCTGAACGATACGTCAGATCTCAAGCCTCGGCCAATGCTTGATGTGGGCACGCCAATGCGAAAAATTCGGAACGATAATTCGATTCCTAAATCCCAGTCACAGTGGCAACGAGCGTTCGAAGCAATCTCCGAAATGAAGAAAACCGAGCTCAATCAACCGAAACCGATGAATATTAAGCAAATGGACAGAAAGTATGAACCTGTCAACGAGTCAGCGTCAGCGAGCGAACATGGTCGTCCCAAACCAGCGTCAGATGATACAG ATTCATTTTGGTTACCCACACCTCGCAACTCTAGACCTGACACACGTAGATCCGGCATGGAATTTTGGGGAGCGGAGGACTTTTGTTTCGACCCCATTAATTCCGTTGACATGGAGAATATACAAGATCCGAGTAACTGGAAATTATAA